A genome region from Setaria italica strain Yugu1 chromosome III, Setaria_italica_v2.0, whole genome shotgun sequence includes the following:
- the LOC101758616 gene encoding protein LIGULELESS 1, which yields MMNLSAAANACDEFPYVASNPAPPSLLPIMEQESSIQREQLGYNLEANSLALLPPSNSAAAHHHHSTIAGGHSAHDILQFYPSSHYLASAGNPYSHFSGSTAAFPSYYPPAQAAPEYYFPTLVSSAEENMASFAATQLGLNLGYRTYFPPRGGYTYGHHPPRCQAEGCKADLSSAKRYHRRHKVCEHHSKAPVVVTAGGLHQRFCQQCSRFHLLDEFDDAKKSCRKRLADHNRRRRKSKPSDGDAGDKKRAHGNKAAAAKDKAGSSSKNMDIGDGLGTQMLGSALLSKEQDQAMDLGEVVKEAVDPKGKASMQQHHGIHQQNHHGFPFHSSSAGSCFPQTQSVSGDTTSNIAQVQEPSLAFHHQHHQHSNILQLGQAMFDLDFDH from the exons atgatgaaccTATCGGCTGCCGCGAACGCCTGCGATGAGTTCCCCTACGTCGCTTCCAACCCGGCTCCGCCCTCGCTGCTCCCAATCATGGAGCAGGAGAGCAGCATCCAGAGGGAGCAGCTGGGCTACAACCTCGAGGCCAACTCCCTGGCGCTCCTCCCCCCGTccaactccgccgccgcccaccaccaccactccacCATCGCCGGCGGCCACAGCGCCCACGACATCCTCCAATTCTACCCTTCCTCCCACTACCTCGCCTCCGCCGGCAACCCCTACAGCCATTTCTCCGGGAGCACCGCCGCCTTCCCGTCCTACTACCCGCCGGCGCAGGCCGCGCCCGAGTACTACTTCCCCACCCTCGTCAGCTCCGCCGAGGAGAACATGGCGAGCTTCGCCGCCACGCAGCTCGGCCTCAACCTCGGCTACCGGACCTACTTCCCGCCAAGAGGGGGGTACACGTACGGCCACCACCCGCCGCGCTGCCAGGCCGAGGGATGCAAGGCCGACCTCTCCAGCGCCAAGCgctaccaccgccgccacaaggtCTGCGAGCACCACTCCAAGGCGCCGGTCGTTGTCACCGCCGGGGGCCTGCACCAGAGGTTCTGCCAGCAGTGCAGCAG ATTCCATCTGCTGGATGAGTTCGACGACGCGAAGAAGAGCTGCAGGAAGCGACTAGCGGAtcacaaccgccgccgccggaagtcAAAACCGTCCGATGGCGATGCCGGAGACAAGAAAAGGGCACATGGGAACAAAGCAGCAGCTGCTAAAGACA AAGCAGGAAGTAGCAGCAAGAACATGGACATTGGAGACGGGTTGGGTACACAGATGCTGGGGAGTGCACTCTTGTCCAAAGAACAAGATCAAGCCATGGATCTTGGAGAGGTGGTGAAAGAAGCTGTGGATCCCAAGGGGAAGGCATCGATGCAACAGCATCACGGCATCCATCAGCAGAACCACCACGGCTTCCCGTTCCATTCTTCGTCTGCGGGCTCTTGCTTCCCTCAGACCCAGTCAGTCTCCGGTGATACCACATCAAATATAGCTCAAGTGCAAGAGCCAAGCTTAGCGTTCCACCATCAGCACCACCAACACAGCAACATCTTGCAGCTCGGGCAGGCGATGTTCGATCTCGACTTCGATCACTAG